From Gigantopelta aegis isolate Gae_Host chromosome 11, Gae_host_genome, whole genome shotgun sequence, the proteins below share one genomic window:
- the LOC121385434 gene encoding endoplasmic reticulum junction formation protein lunapark-B-like codes for MGAIISRFRKKQTTVEILESIDKDIANLQKFRRENQEKQKRLIASLLLYSILLYIIGALVFFLIYFPKEWTFRFLYSTPLLIFPLLIFGVKKLLHWYFVQRISNNDVALRDLREKKKQILEDVTEKETYKKAKEILEKFDPARFKQLEKPPTPTTIQSTPGSALRQRSTQQRMPTPISATPGMGSMRQAGPRAPMMTPQIRGLRGPVPQRLMMSAQNGRPSPGAYGTPPGPPLPRPILPRDRTHFDKLVEYLVGDGPQNRYALICKYCYSHNGMALKEEYEYLTFRCCYCYSMNPSRKKRPYAPKLELPTPAPTPAPTPLGTPAPTPAPTPAATPAPTPSGTPAPTTATVTSTKPLQSKDLFKKIQGGIGDEEDEDDDDDDVEDDAENEDGEEEVNDNDDDDDDDDDVGDNDPDQKNVVENVGSDQTEEEPIMAESIKEEMQSNNSNLDNHVDNLEQQFSELEIPFIDSETDKVASETAKESSEKTDV; via the exons ATGGGTGCAATAATATCAAGATTTCGA AAAAAGCAGACTACAGTTGAAATCTTAGAATCTATTGATAAG GATATAGCGAACTTACAGAAGTTTCGCCGTGAGAATCAGGAAAAGCAGAAGAGGCTGATAGCAAGCCTTCTACTTTATTCCATTCTTTTGTACATTATTGGTGCCCTCGTGTTTTTCCTCATCTACTTTCCAAAAGAATGGACATTTCGATTTTTATACTCAACACCTCTCTTGATATTCCCGTTATT AATCTTTGGTGTTAAGAAACTACTTCACTGGTACTTTGTTCAGAGAATCTCGAACAATG aTGTGGCATTACGTGATCTGCgggagaagaaaaaacaaatc CTTGAAGATGTTACGGAGAAAGAAACATATAAAAAAGCTAAAGAGATTTTGGAGAAATTTGATCCAGCCAGATTTAAACAACTAGAA AAACCACCGACACCAACCACTATACAGTCTACTCCCGgttcag CTCTAAGACAAAGGTCTACCCAGCAACGTATGCCGACTCCCATCAGTGCAACACCGGGTATGGGCAGCATGAGACAGGCGGGCCCCAGGGCCCCAATGATGACCCCTCAGATTAGGGGCCTGAGAGGACCAGTTCCACAGAGGCTTATGATGTCTGCACAAAATGGCCGCCCCTCACCAGGAGCCTATG gtaCCCCACCTGGGCCTCCCTTGCCTCGTCCAATATTGCCGCGAGATCGGACCCATTTTGACAAGCTAGTGGAGTACTTGGTAGGAGATGGACCACAGAACCGCTACGCACTCATCTGCAAGTACTGCTACTCGCACAATGGGATGGCACTGAAGGAGGAATACGAGTACCTCA CATTCCGATGCTGTTACTGTTACTCCATGAACCCATCCAGGAAGAAACGACCTTACGCACCAAAGTTGGAATTGCCGACGCCAGCACCAACACCAGCCCCAACTCCATTGGGGACACCAGCACCAACACCAGCACCAACACCAGCCGCAACACCAGCCCCCACTCCATCGGGGACACCAGCACCCACTACAGCAACAGTTACCAGCACAAAACCATTACAATCCAAAG aCCTTTTTAAAAAGATCCAAGGAGGCATAGgtgatgaagaagatgaagatgatgatgatgatgatgtcgaaGATGATGCTGAAAATGAAGATGGGGAGGAAGAAgtaaatgataatgatgatgatgatgatgatgatgatgatgttggtgataATGATCCTGACCAGAAGAATGTGGTTGAAAATGTTGGTTCCGACCAAACAGAGGAAGAACCGATAATGGCAGAGAGCATCAAAGAAGAGATGCAATCAAACAACAGTAACCTAGACAACCACGTTGACAACCTGGAGCAACAGTTTTCAGAACTCGAAATACCATTTATAGACAGCGAGACGGATAAAGTAGCAAGTGAGACCGCAAAAGAAAGTTCAGAAAAAACAGATGTATGA
- the LOC121385277 gene encoding non-homologous end-joining factor 1-like has product MSREIQWRRKWHPDLKACPWQALEAGGQNFLVKTKFSNDSCEIMITDLVSFWYEHLPETTLRKRIQELNPSVEAPLTKILDHIKLTVERPPRGTTHITEHTPGGDHREGEGPRFLLRIGSQLAGMPFTWNFVCRPVTDLVASDHLTKPLMTMVSELTRRQAELEKIILLKDTEIEDYISQGARPSRKHYKTVPYDEVAFFNSMLDSKDFEEQVKKMGEVAFNDANRELYRHIMTKHAWLNWSPTKGKAPQSLDDDESLNAGVNTGSSIPSWTNRIPPSVISSGESSPASSPTKSPSKSPVSAGSRTPDDSPVKNVELIRRQALERRLEQDAKKQEKPKKKKKMAF; this is encoded by the exons atgtcaCGTGAAATTCAGTGGCGACGTAAATGGCACCCCGATTTAAAAGCTTGTCCCTGGCAAGCCTTAGAAGCCGGGGGACAAAACTTTTTAGTGAAAACCAAATTTTCAAATGATTCTTGTGAAATTATGATCACTGATCTTGTATCATTTTGGTATGAACACCTACCAGAAACAACACTCAGAAAGAGAATCCAG GAACTCAACCCAAGTGTTGAAGCTCCATTGACAAAGATTCTTGATCATATCAAACTGACTGTGGAACGTCCCCCAAGGGGGACAACTCATATAACAGAACATACACCAGGGGGAGACCACCGGGAAGGAGAAGGACCAAGATTTCTTCTCAGGATTGGTTCTCAGCTGGCTGGAATGCCGTTTACCTGGAATTTTGTTTGTCGCCCTGTTACAGACTTAGTG GCGTCTGATCACCTGACGAAACCCTTGATGACAATGGTGTCTGAGTTGACCAGGAGACAGGCTGAGCTGGAAAAGATCATCTTGCTGAAAGACACGGAAATCGAGGACTATATAAGTCAAGGCGCCCGTCCGTCCAGAA aacatTATAAAACAGTCCCCTACGATGAAGTAGCCTTTTTCAATTCCATGCTCGACTCAAAG GACTTTGAAGAACAAGTAAAAAAGATGGGAGAAGTAGCGTTTAATGACGCCAACCGGGAACTCTATCGACACATAATGACAAAACACGCCTGGCTTAACTGGTCCCCTAcaaaag GTAAAGCACCTCAAAGTCTGGATGATGATGAAAGTCTAAACGCCGGCGTCAATACAGGATCAAGCATTCCGTCTTGGACTAACCGTATCCCTCCATCAGTGATCTCCAGTGGAGAATCGTCTCCCGCAAGCAGTCCCACGAAAAGTCCTTCTAAGAGTCCTGTTTCAGCTGGTTCAAGGACTCCAGACGACAGTCCTGTTAAG